The nucleotide window gagagagcacaggcctggaagttagaggacctgacttcgaatcccggccccgccactcgatggctgcgtgacctcggtcaagtcacctaacttcctctacgcctcagttacctcacctgtaaaatggggattgagaccgtgacccccatgtgggacagggatcgtgtccaacctgattgtctcggatctaccacagcattgagtgcagggtctggcacataataaaccgcttttctagacagtgagctcatcccTGGGAGTTgtggttctagttccggctctgccacttgtcagctctgtgactctgggcaagtcacttaacttctctgttcctcagttacttcatctgtagactctgagccccaagtaggacaacctgatcatctaagtaccagtgcttaggagagcgcttgggacaaagtaagtgcttaacaaataccatcattattaaagacactgtggacagggagtgtgtctatcaactctgttgtactctcccaagagcttagtacagtgctctgcacacagtaagcactcaataaatatcactgttattgatgatgatgatggtgataatattcGGTAGAGTGGAAAGGGAATAAAGCTAAGAGATTGGATGAGGGCGGGGGGCGCTTTCTCACCAAATTGTACCGTATTTCTTCAACTCTTGAACAAGTAGCGTATTTTTCACATCAAAGGAAGGAAAATTCTTCTTGATTAATTCCCCTTGTACCTTTCTAGTTTGGGGATTGTTAAAGTCCTAATTTTTGACGTTTATTTTTATCCGTAAACATGGTTTCCATTTTTCggctgctcttttctctccctttttttaacaTCGTTTTTACTCGGACTGTGTCTATCTCGGCCTTCCTTATTTTCTGGAGTGACTTGCACTTGTagttcacttctctcctcccactctttcaGCTGTCCATACTACTTCAGTTGTTTTTCTTTGAATATTTGCATGTGTCCTTACTTTAAGGGAGGGTGCAGGGTAATattaggaagagggaaaaagagggatatTGGAGAATGATGGAGGGAATGCGAGCtaagggggagctggggaagaatgatggagagagggaggggacagtggggatgCAGAGGTAACGGGGGAaagggtggcgggggaggagcagagctgcGGGTTCTCGGGTCATCGAACCCATTTCCCCCAACGAAGAGTCTAGGGGAAGAGATCAGtttggggggagggttggggactGAGCCGTGAAGTTCCTTCCTCCCTGAGGAACAGGTAGCCCGCCCCCGCCAGAGACACAGTTTGGTGGGCCCTGGCCAGCAACCTCCCCAACGTCCCCCGCGCTGAGCCAGGAGCCCGGGGGAGCCTAAGTTCAAAACGCCATgcggccccctctcctcctcctcctcctcctccttgctccgGTGTGTGGAGGGGCCCGGGACTTGCTGCGGGTGGAGGTTGAAGGTAGGACCTTGAAAAGAGATCAACTCGCCTCccggaaggtggggaagagcgaGGGGAGGGCCGGGAAGGAGACTCATGGccctgggaaagaggagaagttCTTCTTCAAGCCTCATGTCTTccctttgccccccgccccccatctctctctctctatctctctctgtagAGGGGGCGGATGCAGTGTTGCCCTGCCTTATTGGCCCCCGGGATGACCCGCGTGAGCAGCTGACCTGGTCCTGGGGGGGCAAGAGGATCCCTTTGCGTTGGCTGAACTCAggaggcccaggcctgggggccCGGGTCGGACCTCTGGGCATCTCCCTGATCATACTGAATGTCTCAGACAACACTGGAGGTTTCTACTTATGTGAGAAGAACCTAGAGCCAGAGAATCAGACGGAGCCGGGGAACAGAACGACGCTGGGGGCCGCAGTCAGCGTGGAGGGCAGCGgtgagccggggagccggggtccAGGATGGCTATGGGGGTCGGGGACGGAGGGAAACCGGGAGCGGTTCTCAGCACCCAGAGGGTGGATGGAATGAGGGGTTTTCTCCTGGATCTtggagccgggaggaaagggtgatGGGGAAATGAGTGTCTAgggtcttgtggacagggatagtgtctaccttcTCTGTGGCATCAATcacttgtaatcaatcaattgtatttattgagtgcttaccgtgtgcagagcactgtatcaagagctTGAGAGAAGAGTTTAACCctacagcagagtaggtagacacgttgtactctccctagcgcgtagttcagtgctccgcacacggtaagtgctcagtgaacaccatcgatcctttgattgatttattgtggcTAGGAGAAATTTGGGGTAAAAAGAACAGACCCAGAGAACTGTGGGGGAGTGAGAAGGGGAGCATTCTAGACGTTCCCTATCCCAGTACTCTGTGTCTCCCtttgccttttctttctttttattgtGCCTCTCTCTCTTCAGATAAGCGGTTCCTGTGGAATCCCCCAAAGGAAGGAGTAGGGGATTGTGGTCCCAGGAAAGGCGTCTCCCCTAAGCCCCTTCCTTATGGGGACTTCCCCAACACGTCCGAATCGTCCGggccctctggcctccctcccccaaatgacTCTAATCCCCTCTTGCTGTATGTGTGGAATAGGGATGGCCCTCAGCTCTGGGGAAAGCTTCCTCCCTGTGTGGACACCGAAAGCAGCCACAACCAAACGGGAGGTAGGACTGGaagcttactttgggcagggaatgtgtcctttttattgttctattgtactctcccaagcgcttagtgcagtaagcactcaataaataccatcggctgACTGACGGGCTGACCGATCTGGGGACTGGGagagatttggggaagcagcgtggcctagtggaaagagcatgggtctgggagttagaggatttgggttctaatctccgctctgccacttgcctgctctgtgaccttgggcaagtcactgaatttcggggtgcctcagtctcctcaactgtaaaatagggattcattacctgttctccttcccctttagaccgtgagccccatgtgagacaggaactgtgttcgacctgcttatcatgtatctaccctagtgttttttTCAGCACTTGGcgtataataagcgctgaacaaatattattgttattattattattatcagaggtgaACAGAGATCCGTGATCTGAAAACTGGGAAATGGAGGACGTGGGCTGGGAACCAGGTTTGCAGGGCAAGTGTGGTTAGGGGGTTCAGGGTTCACAATGTtgagggataatgataataataataataatatttgttaagcgcttactatgtgcctggcagtgtactaagcactgagatggaaacAAGTAAacctggttgggcacagtccttgtcccacatggggctcacagtcttatccccattttacagatgaggtagctgaggcccaaagaaatgaagtgacttgcctgaggtcacacagcagacaaatggctgagccaggattagaacccagatccttcggactccgaggcccgtgctctatcccttaggccatgctgcttcccaggctggGGGCCCGGAGATGGGTTCCCGAGTTTGGGTCGGTCCAATTCCCCCCAGACTCTcccctgactccatcctctctttcccccagatCCTTTGGAACTGACTTCttcccctggctctcccctctggcTCCCCTGCGGCTCACCCCTGGCTTCCCCATTCCAGGGCCTCGTGACCTGGGTCCTTTTCCATCCCGGGTCACTGTCCCCAACCCCACTGCTAAGcctggagctggggaagggagcCCTGGTCCGGGAACTCTGGGTCTTGGGCACTCCGAGGGGAGGGTCCCTCCTGTTGCTGCCTCATGCCACTCCCCAGGATGCTGGGGTCTACCACTGTCACCTTGGCAACTTGACCTATGACCTTCAGCTGACCATCGTCTCCCGGCCAGGTATGTGACATCTACGAGCCTACTCTGCCACTCCCTCTTTCTCGGGATGTGAGTCTCCTTCCCAGTCTCCTTTCTGGCTGTAGAGGTCCAAGGGGCTGTGGAGGGTTGGGAGCTGGCAGGccagcttgggagtcgggggggggttTCCATCTCAACCCCACTAACCCCCTGCctacccttccctcccttcctgtcaCCAGTGTGGCGTTGGATGCTTGGGGCCAAGGGCTGGAAGGTCCCAGCCATCGCTTTGGCCTACGTCACCATCTCTCTGGCAGTGGTGGTCATTTTCCTCCAGGTGAAGAGAGGTGAGTGTCCCCGAAACCAAAGGACCGGGCTGACCCTTAAATCCTTCACCTCTCGACTCTCAACTTCCACCTCCGACCCACTGATCCTTTGCCCGAGAATTCTGAATTCAGACTTTGACCTTCTAACCTTCCTGCCTGGCGTAAACCCCTCATCCACCATGATTCCCCAGACCTTGGGACGCCCCCAGTCCCTTGACCCCCTTGACCCCATTTCTCCTGACTCTTCTCTGACCCAGCCCTGCTTACCCGGCGGAAAAGGAAAAGGATGACTGATCTCACCAGGAGGTAACGTGACCCATCGGAATCTCACCTCTCAATCCCtgatccctttctttctccatccctaccctAACCGAACTCTACCCCTACTAACGGGAGTCCAAGGAGTTCTTCCTTCCGACATCTTCAGGGGGAGATGGCACCCAACCAGTCCAGCCAATAGCTTCCTGTCCCGAGGCTCCATTTCCCCCTCGATGTTCTTGTTCTTCTCGTTGGAACTAGTGAACCTTCTCCCTCTTTGGTGGGAGAGTGGGGGTTTGGGTCTCTTAGGGCCAAGGTGTTAGGAAGGAAGTCCTTCCCCTGCTAATCTCCTCACACCTGATCTGGTGGCTAGAGCTATAAATTGTGAGCCACTAGGTCCCACCTTAGCTCAGCACCGATTCCAACTGGGGCCGTGGGGTGGTGGAACTCCCTGTTCTGTGCTTCAGGGGACTCCCTGCtgaaactaatcaatcagtgatatttattgagcactgactatgtgcagagcactgtactaaccgcaggggagagtacaatacaacagtatcaGCAGAGACGTTctttgtccataacaagcttccagtctagaagactctgtggggcagaaggggtagtcccctctcccttctccccaaccgCGTCTGCCGGGCGCGCGGCTCTGGCTCATTCTCCAGCTTTTATCTTGTCCCACTCCAGGTTCTTCAAGGTTACCGGAGCCACAACTCAGAATCAATATGGAAATGTGGTGACCCTCCCGGGGAACGGTCAGTGAAGCTCCTGATGCCTTTCCCTGTATGCATCCCCGCCCCAAGAAACTCCTTAACccaccctcttccaaaccctctccctgctcctcagaagCCCCTCAGCTCCCCAGATCACCTCCACGTGGTTCTTCCGAGACTCCTGGCCCCCTGAGCCTCTCCACCCTTTGGAATGGAAAATTCCTCCACGAGGCCATGTCCGGGGGCAGATACTCCAGCAGACTTTGCTGCTTCCTGTCCCTCCGGGAGGCTGGAGCCATTCCAGTCAAGCCACAGGGATGAGGACAAGAGCCCCCGGTTTGGAGAGCCCAGGAAGCTGGCTTAGTTCCGGGGCTGAGCCGGGCCGTGGGCATGTTCTGTAGCTCTTGGGACTGGGATGCCACCGAACTCGCTCCAGattgaactcaggacctctgctgACTTAACCCCAGGACACTTCCCCACCCACTGGGATGCCCTGGACCAGGACTCTCCCGCTGTGGATCGGTACCTCCTGGGGTGGGCCACAGCTGAGTTGGCTGCGCGGGTGGGTGGTTGAAAACCCTTAGTGTCAGTAGAGCTTCTGAGGTGGCTTCTTGGCTGGAGCATCCACCAGCCGGCCCCCGCGCTTCCTGCGCTGCTGGGCCGGGCTCTTTACTACCCTCCTGCCTGCCTtccaaggaggaagaagatggctGAAGGATGGGGAGCggcagcagggagaggctggcagAGGCGTGGACCTCTGGCTGctggtttcctctctcctcccctcgggGAGAGCTCTCAGGGGTCGCTGGACCgctcctctgtctctgtcccgTCCAGGACACCTGAGGGGCCTTGGGAAACCGCTTACTGGCAACAGCTGCTCTCTGAGAGTTTCTGGCCTCTGGACCCTGGTCAGGAACTGGGTCCTTGAGGGGTGGGGTTGGAGCCCAGCGATTCCTTCAGCTCTTCCCTCTGTGTCTGAAGTTCCCAATCTTGAAGCCGGttcctgaggagaggagaagtcaaggaagactccgctccccttccctccgggAACGGAAGCCTGGGCGGTGGCGGAGTCGGCGCAAAACACGGACCCTGTGGCCCGTGGCCCTGAGAGGAATGGGAGGGCTCCCGTCCTGGCCTAGCGCCGGCCGTGGCCCGAAGAGGCAGAGTGGTGGTTGGGGAGTGGCAGTCGCCCTGTGGTCGGGTCCTGAGGTGGCAGAGGCCCCGTAGGTGGGAAGAGGTGGGTGTGTGAACACCCCTCAACTTCTTCCCCAATAGTTCCGGAAGCCCTGCAGTCACCCCATCTGTTCCCCTCCCTCAGGCCGGGCCCTCCGAAGGAAGGCAGCCCCAGGGACCGCTCAGGTGGCAGCTACTTCCTACAGAAACCTGCTTCACGGTGGTCAAGAAGACC belongs to Ornithorhynchus anatinus isolate Pmale09 chromosome 2, mOrnAna1.pri.v4, whole genome shotgun sequence and includes:
- the CD19 gene encoding B-lymphocyte antigen CD19; amino-acid sequence: MRPPLLLLLLLLAPVCGGARDLLRVEVEEGADAVLPCLIGPRDDPREQLTWSWGGKRIPLRWLNSGGPGLGARVGPLGISLIILNVSDNTGGFYLCEKNLEPENQTEPGNRTTLGAAVSVEGSDKRFLWNPPKEGVGDCGPRKGVSPKPLPYGDFPNTSESSGPSGLPPPNDSNPLLLYVWNRDGPQLWGKLPPCVDTESSHNQTGDPLELTSSPGSPLWLPCGSPLASPFQGLVTWVLFHPGSLSPTPLLSLELGKGALVRELWVLGTPRGGSLLLLPHATPQDAGVYHCHLGNLTYDLQLTIVSRPVWRWMLGAKGWKVPAIALAYVTISLAVVVIFLQVKRALLTRRKRKRMTDLTRRFFKVTGATTQNQYGNVVTLPGNGRALRRKAAPGTAQVAATSYRNLLHGGQEDQELQFSPIGLGMTPEADGVVEEEEEEEGYEEPDSNEDSEAYENGDSFSEQDQLSQDGFCYENAEGTSQGPENEDDDEDSFSDGDSYENEDEELPLPEAPVTGFLSPGGPSWEQSCTALSVGSQSYEDMRGAVYAAPQPRPLQPQHSREEDGDSYENMEGPGEPGSGCGGGGPDPSCTHR